The Streptomyces tendae genome has a window encoding:
- a CDS encoding TOMM precursor leader peptide-binding protein encodes MHPMIKPALRRGWRDRSTVQFGMTPAHALTLGPVDTATGSLLDLLDGTRGLDLLREEGRRMELPDGHVDRLVRRLSHAGLLDDSRGGGPAADALRAKADMLDRLRPDLASLGLTTVEPGEPPLVLAARRSMRVQVRGAGRVGAALASLLSGAGVGEVEVRDVGQVEPWDVAPGGLPAEAVGERREGAARRAVRRCAPDRPPRRAARTPLTEGDPGHSLVVLTPRDDVAVHTPDPSSAESLMSSGTPHLYAGVVEGTGVVGPLVLPGETGCAGCFQQDRVDRDPAWPRLVAQWRSGRQRRVGACDLALAATVAGLAAAHALAFLDGRMPSSAGARWEVSLPQLHWQPRPVAPHRHCPCGSADADPGKGKGEHIPADGGSHETMAGHGPSKESRRQADAERPARTWRAHV; translated from the coding sequence ATGCATCCGATGATCAAGCCCGCTCTTCGGCGCGGGTGGCGTGATCGCAGCACCGTGCAGTTCGGGATGACACCGGCGCACGCACTGACGCTGGGGCCGGTGGACACGGCCACGGGCAGCCTGCTGGATCTGCTCGACGGCACCCGGGGACTGGATCTGCTGCGCGAGGAGGGCCGCCGCATGGAGCTTCCCGACGGCCATGTCGACCGGCTGGTGCGGCGGCTGTCCCATGCCGGGCTGCTGGACGACTCCCGGGGCGGCGGGCCGGCCGCCGACGCCCTGCGCGCGAAGGCCGACATGCTCGACCGGCTCCGCCCGGACCTGGCCTCACTCGGTCTGACCACCGTCGAGCCGGGCGAGCCGCCCCTGGTGCTGGCGGCGCGGCGCAGCATGCGGGTGCAGGTCAGAGGAGCGGGCCGGGTGGGGGCGGCGCTGGCGTCGCTGCTGTCCGGGGCGGGCGTCGGCGAGGTAGAGGTGCGGGACGTCGGGCAGGTCGAGCCGTGGGACGTGGCGCCCGGTGGTCTGCCCGCGGAGGCGGTCGGCGAGCGGCGGGAGGGGGCGGCCCGGCGGGCCGTGCGCCGGTGCGCGCCGGACCGGCCGCCACGCCGCGCCGCCCGCACCCCTCTCACCGAGGGTGATCCGGGCCACTCCCTCGTGGTGCTCACCCCGCGGGACGACGTCGCCGTGCACACGCCGGACCCGTCGTCCGCCGAGTCGCTCATGTCGTCGGGCACGCCCCATCTCTACGCCGGGGTGGTGGAGGGCACCGGTGTGGTCGGACCGCTCGTCCTGCCCGGCGAGACCGGCTGCGCCGGCTGCTTCCAGCAGGACCGCGTCGACCGGGACCCGGCGTGGCCGCGGCTGGTGGCCCAGTGGCGCTCGGGCCGGCAGCGCAGAGTGGGTGCCTGCGATCTGGCGCTGGCCGCCACTGTGGCGGGGCTCGCCGCCGCGCACGCGCTGGCCTTCCTCGACGGGCGGATGCCGTCCAGTGCGGGTGCGCGCTGGGAGGTGTCCCTTCCTCAGCTGCACTGGCAGCCCCGGCCGGTGGCGCCCCACCGTCACTGTCCGTGCGGGTCCGCTGACGCGGACCCCGGCAAAGGTAAGGGAGAACACATCCCCGCCGACGGGGGGTCGCACGAGACAATGGCCGGGCACGGGCCGTCGAAGGAGTCGCGCCGTCAGGCGGACGCGGAGCGGCCGGCAAGGACCTGGAGGGCGCATGTCTGA
- a CDS encoding M48 metallopeptidase family protein, translating into MPADPLHRAGTSQRSATSQPTDGSRASAIEVRRSSRRRRTVSAYREGDRTVVLIPARMSEAEEQRWVSVMLDKLAAQESKRTLGDAELAERARRLSEQYFDGRARPDSVRWVTNQNTRWGSCTPAEGSIRLSHRLQGMPEYVVDYVLCHELAHLLVPGHGPRFWRLLEAYPRTERARGYLEGVVAAERLPHVPGARDE; encoded by the coding sequence GTGCCCGCCGACCCCTTGCACCGCGCCGGAACATCACAGCGCAGCGCGACGAGCCAGCCGACGGACGGCTCACGGGCGAGCGCGATCGAGGTCCGCAGGAGCTCCCGCAGACGCAGAACGGTCTCCGCGTACCGCGAGGGCGATCGCACCGTCGTGCTCATCCCCGCCCGGATGTCCGAGGCCGAGGAGCAGCGCTGGGTGAGCGTCATGCTCGACAAGCTCGCCGCCCAGGAGAGCAAACGCACCCTCGGCGACGCCGAGCTGGCCGAGCGTGCGCGGCGGCTGTCGGAGCAGTACTTCGACGGCCGGGCCCGCCCCGACTCGGTGCGCTGGGTGACCAACCAGAACACGCGCTGGGGCTCGTGCACCCCCGCCGAGGGGAGCATCCGGCTGTCCCACCGGCTCCAGGGCATGCCGGAGTACGTCGTCGACTACGTGCTCTGCCACGAACTGGCCCACCTCCTGGTCCCCGGACACGGCCCCCGCTTCTGGCGGCTGCTGGAGGCATACCCCCGCACCGAACGGGCCCGCGGCTACCTCGAGGGCGTGGTCGCGGCCGAGCGGCTGCCGCACGTCCCGGGCGCCCGGGACGAGTGA
- a CDS encoding TerD family protein, whose protein sequence is MAREFQRGHKARISDLTAGTDLYVGVQISGPGLSFDISCFGLDADERLSDDRYFVFYNQPKSPEESIQLLGAQAGDTESFRVTLDRIPQQVRKLSFTATIDGAGQMSQVGPGYIRIVAGGEEVARYPFNGSEFSTERAVMLGDFYFKDVWRFAAVGQGFDGGLDALLRNFGGQVADDEPEAAPQTQAATPGFAPPAQAAAPPAFGVPGGGAPAPAPAPQPAAQGFAPPPAPAPAAPPVHSAPTIVAPMHTPPGGAPVPPRPRLPPPRPDAPPPPGYGQPPAPPQAAPPPGYGQPPAPAGAPAPPPGYGQPPVAPQAPAPPPGYGHQPPPGQVPHQQAPYGAPQGMPQGMPQGAPQAAGVLGALQTYKETPTGQRWTQQNKKLVRADLGIGGQPVLARQGSMVLYQGKVDFSYKGAGFTGRLVGNATGQEMQLMRCTGQGQVFFAENSTMLHPIELQGDAVCVSAENVLAFDEGLQYEVRRIEGHGIPGGALFTMQFQGTGTIVVKTHGTPVVLPVTPTTFADCNAVVAWSAAAQVVVSSQVRMRRNSYPGDTGESVNLQFRGAPGNFIVVQPYEI, encoded by the coding sequence ATGGCCAGGGAATTCCAACGCGGCCACAAGGCCAGGATCAGTGACCTCACCGCGGGCACGGACCTGTACGTAGGAGTACAGATCTCCGGACCGGGGCTCAGCTTCGACATCAGCTGCTTCGGGCTCGACGCCGACGAACGGCTCTCCGACGACCGGTACTTCGTCTTCTACAACCAGCCGAAGTCCCCCGAGGAGTCCATCCAGCTCCTGGGTGCCCAGGCGGGCGACACGGAGTCCTTCCGCGTCACGCTGGACCGGATCCCGCAGCAGGTCAGGAAGCTGTCCTTCACGGCGACGATCGACGGCGCCGGGCAGATGTCGCAGGTCGGGCCCGGGTACATCCGCATCGTCGCGGGTGGCGAGGAAGTGGCGCGGTACCCGTTCAACGGCTCGGAGTTCTCCACCGAGCGGGCCGTGATGCTCGGCGACTTCTACTTCAAGGACGTGTGGCGGTTCGCCGCCGTCGGCCAGGGCTTCGACGGCGGGCTGGACGCGCTGCTGCGCAACTTCGGCGGCCAGGTGGCCGACGACGAGCCCGAGGCCGCCCCCCAGACACAGGCGGCCACGCCCGGTTTCGCGCCCCCGGCCCAGGCCGCCGCCCCGCCCGCGTTCGGCGTCCCCGGAGGCGGCGCTCCCGCCCCGGCCCCCGCGCCGCAGCCCGCCGCTCAGGGCTTCGCGCCCCCGCCGGCTCCCGCGCCCGCCGCGCCGCCGGTGCACTCCGCGCCCACCATCGTCGCGCCCATGCACACGCCGCCCGGAGGCGCGCCGGTGCCGCCCCGGCCCCGGCTCCCGCCCCCTCGGCCAGACGCCCCGCCACCTCCGGGGTACGGCCAGCCGCCCGCCCCGCCGCAGGCAGCGCCTCCGCCCGGCTACGGTCAGCCCCCGGCGCCTGCGGGAGCCCCCGCGCCTCCGCCGGGCTACGGCCAGCCGCCCGTCGCACCCCAGGCACCCGCCCCGCCGCCCGGCTACGGCCATCAGCCCCCGCCCGGCCAGGTGCCCCACCAGCAGGCCCCCTACGGCGCACCCCAGGGCATGCCCCAAGGGATGCCGCAGGGTGCCCCGCAGGCCGCCGGTGTGCTCGGCGCGCTCCAGACGTACAAGGAGACGCCCACCGGACAGCGCTGGACTCAGCAGAACAAGAAGCTGGTCCGCGCCGACCTCGGCATCGGCGGCCAGCCCGTGCTGGCCCGGCAGGGCAGCATGGTGCTCTACCAGGGCAAGGTCGACTTCAGCTACAAGGGCGCAGGCTTCACCGGCCGCCTCGTGGGCAACGCCACCGGCCAGGAGATGCAGCTGATGCGCTGCACCGGCCAGGGACAGGTGTTCTTCGCCGAGAACTCCACGATGCTGCACCCGATCGAACTCCAGGGCGACGCCGTGTGCGTCTCCGCCGAGAATGTCCTCGCCTTCGACGAGGGCCTCCAGTACGAGGTCCGCCGCATCGAGGGGCACGGCATCCCCGGCGGCGCGCTGTTCACGATGCAGTTCCAGGGCACCGGCACGATCGTCGTGAAGACGCACGGCACGCCCGTGGTGCTGCCGGTCACGCCCACCACGTTCGCCGACTGCAACGCCGTGGTCGCCTGGTCGGCCGCGGCCCAGGTGGTCGTCTCCAGCCAGGTGCGGATGCGGCGCAACTCCTACCCTGGCGACACCGGGGAGAGTGTGAACCTGCAGTTCCGGGGCGCCCCCGGCAACTTCATCGTCGTCCAGCCGTACGAGATCTGA
- a CDS encoding AIM24 family protein, with protein sequence MNQPLAGYAPAPVTARMENHGNHMLKVAMQTGNDLLARVGSMVAYEGFVQYEPNPPAVRQIAKDWLTGEGAPLMKCSGDGLLYLADYGANVVVINLNGDGISVNATNLLAFDAHLTWGVERVKGLAKFAGQGLWNTKISGQGWVALTSRGKPIVVDCGGGEDETYVDPDALVAWSPNLKVKGKRSFRAQSLIGRGSGEAYQMAFSGQGIVVVQPSEDSTDRLRFRG encoded by the coding sequence ATGAACCAGCCACTCGCGGGCTACGCCCCCGCCCCCGTCACCGCCCGCATGGAGAACCACGGCAACCACATGCTGAAGGTCGCCATGCAGACCGGGAACGACCTCCTCGCGCGCGTCGGGTCGATGGTCGCCTACGAAGGGTTCGTCCAGTACGAGCCCAACCCGCCGGCCGTCCGCCAGATCGCCAAGGACTGGCTCACCGGTGAGGGCGCGCCCCTGATGAAGTGCTCCGGCGACGGCCTGCTCTACCTCGCCGACTACGGGGCCAACGTCGTCGTGATCAACCTCAACGGCGACGGCATCTCGGTCAACGCCACCAACCTGCTTGCCTTCGACGCCCACCTCACCTGGGGTGTGGAGCGGGTCAAGGGCCTGGCGAAGTTCGCCGGGCAGGGCCTGTGGAACACCAAGATCTCCGGTCAGGGCTGGGTCGCGCTGACCTCGCGCGGCAAGCCGATCGTCGTCGACTGCGGAGGTGGCGAGGACGAGACGTACGTCGACCCGGACGCCCTGGTCGCCTGGTCCCCGAACCTCAAGGTGAAGGGCAAGCGCAGCTTCCGCGCCCAGTCGCTGATCGGCCGCGGCAGCGGCGAGGCCTACCAGATGGCCTTCTCCGGTCAGGGCATCGTCGTCGTCCAGCCCAGTGAGGACAGCACCGACCGTCTCCGGTTCCGGGGCTGA
- a CDS encoding AIM24 family protein has translation MQSPLFAYNDQQTQERWSLQNQQMLRVGLEGHDDVLARKGTMVAYQGLVEFDAEFQGNSAARARAHTGEGLDLMRCHGQGTVYLANLAQRVHIMDVEQDGLTVDSSYVLAMDSSLHHEVIAVDSLYGISGSGKYQLNITGRGKVALMTSGMPLLLQVTPDKYVNCDADAIVAWSTSLRVQMQAQTHSSGVWRRRGNTGEGWELSFMGSGFALVQPSELLPPQNATIGSGVAAQYGMGQQGARGQNQGNVWS, from the coding sequence ATGCAGAGCCCGCTTTTCGCCTACAACGACCAGCAGACCCAGGAACGCTGGAGTCTGCAGAACCAGCAGATGCTGCGGGTCGGCCTCGAGGGCCACGACGACGTCCTCGCCCGTAAGGGCACCATGGTCGCCTACCAGGGACTCGTCGAGTTCGACGCCGAGTTCCAGGGCAACAGCGCCGCACGCGCGCGTGCGCACACCGGTGAGGGACTGGACCTGATGCGCTGCCACGGGCAGGGCACCGTCTACCTCGCCAACCTCGCCCAGCGCGTCCACATCATGGACGTGGAACAGGACGGCCTGACCGTCGACAGCAGCTACGTCCTCGCGATGGACTCCTCGCTGCACCACGAGGTCATCGCCGTCGACAGCCTGTACGGCATCTCCGGCTCCGGGAAGTACCAGCTCAACATCACCGGCCGCGGCAAGGTCGCGCTGATGACCTCGGGCATGCCGCTGCTGCTCCAGGTGACGCCGGACAAGTACGTCAACTGCGACGCCGACGCGATCGTCGCCTGGTCCACCTCGCTGCGCGTGCAGATGCAGGCCCAGACGCATTCCTCGGGGGTGTGGCGCCGCCGCGGCAACACCGGCGAGGGCTGGGAGCTCAGCTTCATGGGCAGCGGCTTCGCACTGGTCCAGCCGAGTGAACTGCTGCCGCCGCAGAACGCCACCATCGGCTCCGGCGTCGCCGCGCAGTACGGCATGGGCCAGCAGGGCGCCCGCGGCCAGAACCAGGGCAACGTCTGGAGCTGA
- a CDS encoding NUDIX hydrolase, which translates to MSLHDDAVLVLKAYQDQPELRDAYLEHLAAHPDGLWKACGAGHVTASALVVDPERGRVLLTLHRKLRMWLQMGGHCEPGDATLAAAALREATEESGVTGLTLLAGGPVRLDRHPIPPPCHCHFDVQYAALAAPDAVHAVSDESLDVRWFLYDEVPSVADDSVVRLLHATRARLGT; encoded by the coding sequence GTGAGCCTGCACGACGACGCGGTGCTGGTCCTGAAGGCGTACCAGGACCAGCCCGAGCTGCGGGACGCCTACCTGGAGCACCTCGCCGCGCATCCGGACGGCTTGTGGAAGGCGTGCGGGGCGGGTCATGTCACGGCGAGCGCCCTCGTGGTCGACCCCGAGCGCGGCCGGGTCCTGCTGACCCTGCACCGCAAGCTGCGGATGTGGCTGCAGATGGGCGGCCACTGCGAGCCCGGCGACGCCACGCTGGCCGCGGCGGCCCTGCGGGAGGCGACCGAGGAGTCCGGCGTGACGGGGCTGACGCTCCTCGCGGGCGGTCCCGTGCGGCTCGACCGGCATCCCATCCCGCCGCCCTGCCACTGCCACTTCGACGTCCAGTACGCGGCCCTGGCCGCCCCGGACGCCGTCCACGCGGTCAGCGACGAGTCCCTCGACGTGCGCTGGTTCCTATACGACGAGGTGCCGTCCGTGGCGGACGACTCCGTCGTCCGGCTGCTCCACGCGACGCGCGCGAGACTCGGTACCTGA
- a CDS encoding zinc-dependent metalloprotease, translating to MSDTPFGFGLPPEEPDDGDEGKKKDPQSGGGQGPANPFGFGMPGAGGFGGPGADNPFAAMFGSMNPGDLGAAFQQLGQMLSYEGGPVNWDMAKQTARQTVAQGTSQGSKDASVGPTERKAVEDAVRLADLWLDDATSLPSGANSAVAWSRAEWVEATLPAWRELVDPVAERVGNAMGDVLPEEMQAMAGPLIGMMRSMGGAMFGTQIGQAVGVLAGEVVGSSDIGLPLGPAGRAALLPLNIETFGKDLGVPQEEVRLYLALREAAHQRLFAHVPWLRSHLFGAVDGYARGIKVDTGKLEDVVGQFDPQNPEQLQEALQQGMFQPEDTPEQKAALARLETALALVEGWVDAVVHAAAKPRLSSADALRETLRRRRASGGPAEQTFATLIGLELRPRRLRDASRLWASLTDARGVDGRDALWAHPDMLPTATDLDDPDGFVHREQIDFSELDKMLGEAAGKPDLRKKDAGDAPEADAPDQGDEGGKGDESKGDDSE from the coding sequence GTGAGTGACACCCCATTCGGATTCGGCCTTCCGCCGGAGGAGCCGGACGACGGCGACGAAGGCAAGAAGAAGGACCCGCAGAGCGGCGGTGGTCAGGGCCCGGCCAACCCGTTCGGCTTCGGCATGCCCGGGGCGGGCGGCTTTGGCGGCCCGGGCGCGGACAATCCGTTCGCCGCGATGTTCGGGTCGATGAACCCTGGCGACCTGGGAGCCGCGTTCCAGCAGCTCGGCCAGATGCTCTCCTACGAGGGCGGGCCGGTGAACTGGGACATGGCCAAACAGACCGCCCGGCAGACGGTCGCCCAGGGAACCTCCCAGGGTTCCAAGGACGCCAGCGTCGGCCCCACCGAACGCAAGGCCGTGGAGGACGCCGTCCGCCTGGCCGACCTGTGGCTGGACGACGCCACCTCCTTGCCGTCCGGCGCGAACTCCGCCGTGGCCTGGAGCCGCGCGGAGTGGGTCGAGGCGACCCTGCCCGCCTGGCGTGAGCTGGTCGACCCGGTCGCCGAGCGTGTCGGCAACGCGATGGGCGACGTCCTGCCGGAAGAGATGCAGGCCATGGCCGGCCCGCTGATCGGCATGATGCGCTCCATGGGCGGCGCCATGTTCGGCACGCAGATCGGGCAGGCCGTGGGCGTGCTCGCCGGTGAGGTCGTCGGCTCGTCCGACATCGGCCTGCCGCTGGGCCCGGCCGGCCGGGCCGCGCTGCTGCCGCTGAACATCGAGACCTTCGGCAAGGACCTGGGCGTCCCGCAGGAGGAGGTGCGGCTGTACCTCGCCCTGCGCGAGGCCGCCCACCAGCGGCTCTTCGCGCACGTCCCGTGGCTGCGGTCGCATCTGTTCGGCGCGGTCGACGGCTACGCCCGGGGCATCAAGGTCGACACCGGCAAGCTGGAGGACGTGGTCGGCCAGTTCGACCCGCAGAACCCGGAGCAGCTGCAGGAGGCCCTTCAGCAGGGCATGTTCCAGCCGGAGGACACGCCCGAGCAGAAGGCGGCCCTGGCCCGGCTGGAGACGGCGCTGGCCCTCGTCGAGGGCTGGGTGGACGCGGTCGTGCACGCGGCGGCCAAGCCGCGGCTGTCGTCGGCGGACGCCCTGCGGGAGACGCTGCGCCGCCGGCGAGCCTCGGGCGGTCCCGCCGAGCAGACGTTCGCCACGCTGATCGGTCTGGAGCTGCGTCCGCGGCGCCTGCGCGACGCCTCGCGCCTGTGGGCCTCGCTCACCGACGCGCGCGGGGTCGACGGCCGGGACGCCCTGTGGGCGCACCCGGACATGCTGCCGACGGCCACCGACCTGGACGACCCGGACGGCTTCGTGCACCGGGAGCAGATCGACTTCTCGGAGCTGGACAAGATGCTCGGTGAGGCCGCCGGCAAGCCCGACCTTCGCAAGAAGGACGCGGGGGACGCCCCGGAGGCGGACGCCCCGGACCAGGGTGACGAGGGCGGAAAGGGCGACGAGAGCAAGGGCGACGACAGCGAGTGA